In the Sandaracinus amylolyticus genome, GCATCTGCTCGTCGCCGCGGCTCGCGGGTGATGCGCGATAGGCGCGCTCGTAGCTCTGGATCGCCGCGGTGAGCGAGCGCTCCTGACGCTGCGAGTACGCGAGCAGGAGGTGCGGTCGCGCGTCCCACGGCTGCTCGCGGATCATGCGCGCCAGCGTGCGGCGCTCGGTCGCGCGCAGCGGATCGCCGTCGGCGAGCTGCGCGCGGATCACCGCGAGCTCGGGCGGGAGCGGCGGTGCCCACACGTCGCCGGGCGCCGGGCGCTCGCCGGTCGGCGGACCGAGGAGCGGCGTGTCGTGCTCGATCTGGAACGAGGGCGCGGGCGCCATCGCGACCGGCGCGACCTCCGGCTCGTCCTGCGATCGCGACCACACGAAGCCGGCGATGACGCCGACGATCGTGATCATGCCGAGCGCGGCGATCGCGATCACCACGGCGAGGATCGGGAGCGCCGGTGTCGCCTTCGCGCGCGGCGCGCTCGGGGCGCTCGCGGGCGGCACCGCGCTGAGGCGCGGCGCGGGGAGGAAGGGCTCGAGCGCGCGCATCATCTCGAGCGCCGAGTCGAAGCGCTGCGCGGGATCCTTGGCGAGCCCGCGCGCGAGGATCGGATCGAGCGCGGCCGCGAGCGGCGGATCGGGACGCAGCGCCGCGAGCGAAGGCGTCGGCTCGATCAGCGTCCCGCGGAGCTCGTACACGGTGTCGCCGCCGGGCTCCTGGAAAGGACGGCGCCCCGCGAGCATCTCGAAGAGCAGCACGCTCGCGGCGTAGACGTCGACGCGGCCGTCGATCGTCGCCGAGCCGAGCTGCTCGGGCGCGATGTAGCCCGCCGTGCCGAACGCGGTGCCCTGCGCGGTCAGCTCGTTGCCCGCCTTGTTCTCCTGCGCGCCGAAGAACTTCGCGAACCCGAAGTCGAGCAGCTTCGCGTGGTCCTCGTCGCCGAGCCGCTGCACCAGCACGTTCGCCGGCTTGAGGTCGCGGTGGACGATGCCGTGCTCGTGCGCGTACGTGAGCGCCTTGAGGATCTGCACCACCAGCGAGAGCGCGCGCTCCGCGGTGAGCTCGCGTGCGTCGAGCAGCGCGCGGAGGCTGCGACCCTCGACGAGCTCCATCACGAGGTAGGGCACGCCGTCGCTCACGCCGAAGTCGGTGACTCCGACGATGTGTGGGTGCGAGAGCGCCGCGAGCATCGACGACTCGCGATCGAAGCGCGCGCGCTCGACCGGGTCGGCGTGGCCGGCGCTCTGCAGGATCTTCACCGCGACGTCGCGCCCGAGGATCAGGTGCTTCGCGCGGAAGACGAAGCCGAAGCCGCCTTCGCCGATCGCGCCGGAGAGTCGATAGCG is a window encoding:
- a CDS encoding serine/threonine-protein kinase, with amino-acid sequence MGEDVPPTSAPDPTRAIHDLSEVEIRDAETKPDEWIGRVLDARYRLSGAIGEGGFGFVFRAKHLILGRDVAVKILQSAGHADPVERARFDRESSMLAALSHPHIVGVTDFGVSDGVPYLVMELVEGRSLRALLDARELTAERALSLVVQILKALTYAHEHGIVHRDLKPANVLVQRLGDEDHAKLLDFGFAKFFGAQENKAGNELTAQGTAFGTAGYIAPEQLGSATIDGRVDVYAASVLLFEMLAGRRPFQEPGGDTVYELRGTLIEPTPSLAALRPDPPLAAALDPILARGLAKDPAQRFDSALEMMRALEPFLPAPRLSAVPPASAPSAPRAKATPALPILAVVIAIAALGMITIVGVIAGFVWSRSQDEPEVAPVAMAPAPSFQIEHDTPLLGPPTGERPAPGDVWAPPLPPELAVIRAQLADGDPLRATERRTLARMIREQPWDARPHLLLAYSQRQERSLTAAIQSYERAYRASPASRGDEQMLTDLVVMAAHPTAGSRAAEAIATIYGSEAIPAVDRAIAVSIVDARAHGRLQALRDRLAAN